A region of Streptomyces sp. NBC_01750 DNA encodes the following proteins:
- a CDS encoding ThuA domain-containing protein codes for MHRKRLRARKALALLTGTLLAVTSLALTAPQIAAAADPEPAAAAAAEEFQQVTLAKGGEETGEPMSLAVLPDRSVLHTSRNGELRMTDSAGNTRVVGTIPVYSHDEEGLQGVGLDPKFSENRFVYLYYAPPLNTPAGDAPNTGTPADFAKFDGVNRLSRFVLKADGTLDNASEKKVIDIPATRGICCHVGGDIDFDAQGNLYLSTGDDSNPFASDGYTPIDETPGRNPAYDARRTSGNTNDLRGKLLRIKVNDDASYSVPDGNLFAPGTDKTRPEIYAMGFRNPFRFSVDKKTGIVYVGDYGPDAGAADPERGPAGQVEFARVTKPGNFGWPFCTGKNDPYIDYDFATKTSGATFDCAAPKNESPYNTGLVDLPPAQPAWIPYDGGSVPEFGTGSESPMGGPVYRYDAASTSPVKFPQAYDGDFFAGEFGRRWIKRIEQGEDGAVQSINPVPWTGTQIMDMAFGPDGALYVLDYGTAWFGGDENSGLYRIENATGGRSPVAEAAANKTSGKAPLKVAFSSAGTGDGDGDTLTYAWDFGDGGTSTEANPTYTYKKNGTYTATVTAKDPSGRTGSAGVHVVVGNTAPNVTLELPAEGALFSFGDEIPFKVTVTDPEDGAIDCAKVKVTYILGHDSHGHPITSAGGCTGTIKTSADGGHDADANIFGVFDAEYTDGGGGGQAALTSHDQAQLQPRHRQAEHYNNSLGIKVYDKASAHGGRTVGDINNNDWISFKPYNLTGSTKLTARISSGGTGGFLEVRTGSANGQILGSAPVPVTGSWETFQDIDIPLRAVPKKTTELFLVFKGGDGALYDVDDFELSNSAPDRTAKRVLVFSKTAGFRHDSIPTGIAALKELGRTSNITVDATEEAAQFTTGNLARYDAVVFLSTTGDVLGADQQKAFENYVSTGGGYMGVHAAADTEYDWAFYGGLVGAYFASHPQIQPATVRVEDHTHPSTAHLGDAWERTDEWYNYRTNPRTQARVLATLDETSYQGGTMKGDHPIAWCQTYQGGRAFYTGGGHTKESYAEPAFRTHLLGGLRYAAGQVKADCKPKTGYRPIFNGKTLEGWKQAGPGKFGVVDGELRSEGGMGMLWYQAKELKSYSLKLDWKMAGDDNSGVFVGFPASDDPWSAVNNGYEVQIDATDAADRTTGAVYGFKSADIKARDRVLRPPGQWNSYEIRVQGERLQIFLNGVKVNDFTNTDPVRSLKDGYIGIQNHGADDQVSFRDIQLRELPS; via the coding sequence GTGCACAGGAAAAGGCTCAGAGCCCGCAAGGCGCTCGCACTCCTCACCGGCACTCTTCTCGCCGTCACCTCGCTCGCCCTCACCGCGCCGCAGATCGCGGCCGCCGCCGACCCCGAACCGGCCGCGGCCGCGGCCGCGGAGGAATTCCAGCAGGTCACCCTCGCCAAGGGCGGTGAGGAGACAGGTGAGCCCATGTCGCTGGCCGTACTGCCCGACCGCAGCGTGCTGCACACCTCACGCAACGGCGAGCTGCGGATGACCGACAGCGCCGGCAACACCCGCGTCGTCGGCACCATCCCCGTCTACTCGCACGACGAGGAAGGTCTCCAGGGCGTCGGCCTCGACCCCAAGTTCAGCGAGAACCGCTTTGTCTACCTCTACTACGCACCGCCGCTGAACACCCCCGCGGGCGATGCCCCGAACACGGGCACACCTGCGGACTTCGCGAAGTTCGACGGTGTCAACCGTCTCTCGCGCTTTGTCCTCAAGGCCGACGGCACCCTCGACAACGCCAGCGAGAAGAAGGTCATCGACATCCCGGCGACCCGCGGCATCTGCTGCCACGTCGGCGGCGACATCGACTTCGACGCCCAGGGCAATCTGTATCTGTCGACCGGTGACGACTCCAACCCCTTCGCCTCCGACGGATACACGCCGATCGACGAGACGCCCGGCCGCAACCCGGCCTACGACGCCCGCCGCACCTCCGGCAACACCAACGACCTGCGCGGCAAGCTTCTGCGGATCAAGGTCAATGACGACGCGTCGTACTCCGTCCCCGACGGCAACCTCTTCGCGCCGGGGACGGACAAGACCCGGCCCGAGATCTATGCCATGGGCTTCCGCAACCCCTTCCGGTTCAGCGTCGACAAGAAGACCGGCATCGTCTACGTCGGTGACTACGGCCCCGACGCGGGCGCGGCCGACCCCGAGCGCGGACCGGCCGGACAGGTCGAGTTCGCGCGGGTGACCAAGCCGGGCAACTTCGGCTGGCCGTTCTGCACCGGCAAGAACGACCCGTACATCGACTACGACTTCGCCACCAAGACCTCGGGGGCGACTTTCGACTGCGCCGCGCCCAAGAACGAGTCGCCGTACAACACCGGCCTGGTCGACCTGCCGCCCGCGCAGCCGGCCTGGATTCCGTACGACGGCGGCTCCGTGCCCGAGTTCGGCACCGGATCCGAGTCCCCGATGGGCGGACCCGTCTACCGTTACGACGCCGCCTCGACCTCCCCGGTGAAGTTTCCCCAGGCGTACGACGGCGACTTCTTCGCCGGTGAGTTCGGCCGGCGCTGGATCAAGCGCATCGAGCAGGGCGAGGACGGCGCGGTCCAGTCCATCAACCCCGTCCCGTGGACCGGCACCCAGATCATGGACATGGCCTTCGGCCCGGACGGTGCGCTGTATGTACTCGACTACGGCACCGCCTGGTTCGGCGGCGACGAGAATTCCGGGCTCTACCGGATCGAGAACGCCACCGGCGGACGCTCCCCGGTCGCCGAGGCCGCCGCGAACAAGACCTCCGGCAAGGCGCCGCTCAAGGTCGCCTTCTCCTCCGCCGGCACCGGCGACGGTGACGGCGACACCCTCACCTACGCCTGGGACTTCGGCGACGGCGGCACGTCCACCGAGGCGAACCCCACATACACGTACAAGAAGAACGGCACCTACACGGCCACGGTGACCGCCAAGGACCCCAGCGGCCGCACCGGTTCCGCCGGCGTCCATGTGGTCGTGGGCAACACCGCGCCCAACGTGACCCTGGAACTCCCTGCGGAGGGAGCCCTTTTCAGCTTCGGTGACGAGATTCCGTTCAAGGTGACGGTCACCGACCCCGAGGACGGGGCCATCGACTGCGCCAAGGTGAAGGTGACCTACATCCTGGGTCACGACAGCCACGGCCATCCCATCACCTCCGCGGGCGGCTGCACCGGCACCATCAAGACCTCCGCCGACGGCGGCCACGACGCGGACGCCAATATCTTCGGAGTCTTCGACGCCGAGTACACCGACGGCGGTGGCGGCGGCCAGGCCGCGCTCACCAGCCACGACCAGGCACAGTTGCAGCCGCGTCACCGGCAGGCCGAGCACTACAACAACTCCCTGGGCATCAAGGTCTACGACAAGGCGAGCGCCCACGGAGGCAGGACGGTCGGCGACATCAACAACAACGACTGGATCTCCTTCAAGCCGTACAACCTGACAGGCTCCACCAAGCTCACCGCCCGGATCTCCTCCGGCGGCACCGGCGGCTTCCTCGAGGTGCGCACCGGATCGGCGAACGGTCAGATCCTCGGCTCGGCGCCCGTGCCCGTCACCGGCAGCTGGGAGACCTTCCAGGACATCGACATACCCCTGCGGGCCGTCCCGAAGAAGACGACCGAACTGTTCCTGGTCTTCAAGGGCGGCGACGGGGCGCTCTACGACGTCGACGACTTCGAGCTCTCCAACAGCGCACCGGACAGGACCGCCAAGCGCGTCCTGGTCTTCTCCAAGACCGCCGGCTTCCGCCACGACTCCATACCGACCGGTATCGCCGCGCTGAAGGAACTCGGCAGGACCAGCAACATCACGGTCGACGCCACCGAGGAGGCAGCCCAGTTCACCACCGGCAACCTCGCCAGGTACGACGCCGTCGTGTTCCTCTCCACCACCGGTGATGTGCTGGGCGCCGACCAGCAGAAGGCGTTCGAGAACTACGTCTCCACCGGCGGCGGCTACATGGGTGTGCACGCCGCGGCCGACACCGAGTACGACTGGGCCTTCTACGGCGGGCTCGTCGGCGCCTACTTCGCCTCCCACCCGCAGATCCAGCCCGCCACCGTGCGGGTCGAGGACCACACCCATCCATCGACCGCGCACCTGGGCGACGCCTGGGAGCGCACCGACGAGTGGTACAACTACCGCACCAATCCCCGTACGCAGGCCCGCGTGCTGGCAACCCTGGACGAGACCAGCTACCAGGGCGGCACCATGAAGGGCGACCACCCGATCGCCTGGTGCCAGACCTACCAGGGCGGCCGAGCCTTCTACACCGGCGGCGGCCACACCAAGGAGTCGTACGCCGAACCGGCCTTCCGCACACACCTGCTGGGCGGACTGCGCTACGCGGCAGGGCAGGTCAAGGCCGACTGCAAGCCGAAGACGGGATACCGGCCGATCTTCAACGGGAAGACACTGGAGGGCTGGAAGCAGGCCGGGCCCGGGAAGTTCGGTGTCGTCGACGGCGAACTGCGCTCCGAGGGCGGCATGGGCATGCTCTGGTACCAGGCCAAGGAGCTGAAGTCGTACTCGCTGAAGCTCGACTGGAAGATGGCGGGCGACGACAACTCCGGTGTCTTCGTCGGCTTCCCGGCCTCCGACGATCCCTGGTCAGCGGTGAACAACGGCTACGAGGTGCAGATCGACGCCACCGACGCGGCCGATCGCACCACCGGCGCCGTCTACGGCTTCAAGTCCGCCGACATCAAGGCCCGCGACCGCGTCCTGCGGCCCCCGGGCCAGTGGAACAGCTACGAGATCCGGGTTCAGGGTGAACGCCTGCAGATCTTTCTCAACGGCGTGAAAGTCAACGACTTCACCAACACCGACCCGGTGCGCAGCCTGAAGGACGGCTACATCGGCATCCAGAACCACGGCGCCGACGATCAGGTGTCCTTCCGCGACATCCAGCTCAGGGAGCTGCCCTCCTAG
- a CDS encoding inositol-3-phosphate synthase codes for MAGRQPVSAETSGSVGVWFVGARGSVATTAVAGCAAVTAGLHPPTGMVTETPPFAGARLPALSSLVFGGHDTAHCPLPKRAEELTAAGVLPHGLAAAVRGELTAVDQEIRTGGPQSSGDTRTDEELIGAFTADLTDFRERQGLARVVVVNVSSTEPQPAPDAVRLPPSSLYAAAALGAGCPYVNFTPSTGLRTAALTDAVVASGLPHAGRDGKTGQTLLRSVLAPMFVQRALSVRAWSGTNLLGGGDGAALADPGAAAAKNAGKERVLSDTLGHAPEGEVHIDDVPALGDWKTAWDHIAFEGFLGSRMILQTIWQGCDSALAAPLVLDLVRLVARAHEAGISGPLPELGFYFKDPDGGPAGLSQQFEALLSFADRLREAR; via the coding sequence ATGGCAGGAAGGCAGCCCGTGTCCGCTGAAACAAGTGGCAGTGTTGGAGTCTGGTTCGTCGGAGCACGAGGCTCCGTCGCCACCACCGCGGTGGCAGGATGCGCGGCCGTCACCGCCGGGCTGCACCCGCCGACCGGGATGGTGACCGAAACCCCGCCCTTCGCCGGGGCCAGGCTGCCCGCCCTGTCCTCGCTCGTCTTCGGCGGACACGACACCGCCCACTGTCCGCTGCCCAAGCGGGCCGAGGAACTGACCGCGGCGGGCGTGCTGCCGCACGGCCTCGCGGCAGCGGTACGCGGTGAACTGACCGCAGTCGACCAGGAGATACGAACGGGTGGACCGCAGTCGTCCGGCGACACCCGGACCGACGAGGAGCTCATCGGCGCCTTCACCGCGGACCTGACCGACTTCCGGGAGCGGCAGGGGCTGGCCCGGGTCGTCGTCGTCAATGTCTCCTCCACCGAACCGCAGCCCGCGCCGGACGCGGTACGGCTGCCGCCCAGCTCCCTCTACGCGGCCGCCGCGCTCGGGGCCGGCTGCCCCTATGTCAACTTCACCCCCTCCACCGGGCTGCGCACCGCGGCCCTCACCGACGCCGTCGTGGCCAGTGGACTTCCCCACGCGGGCCGCGACGGCAAGACAGGCCAGACGCTGCTCCGTTCCGTGCTCGCCCCGATGTTTGTGCAACGCGCCCTGTCCGTACGGGCCTGGTCGGGCACGAACCTGCTGGGCGGCGGGGACGGAGCGGCGCTGGCCGACCCGGGCGCGGCGGCCGCGAAGAACGCCGGCAAGGAGCGCGTACTCTCCGACACGCTGGGCCACGCCCCCGAGGGCGAGGTCCATATCGACGACGTGCCGGCGCTCGGCGACTGGAAGACCGCGTGGGACCACATCGCCTTCGAAGGTTTCCTGGGCTCGCGGATGATCCTCCAGACCATCTGGCAGGGCTGCGACTCGGCGCTCGCGGCCCCGCTGGTCCTGGACCTGGTAAGGCTGGTGGCCCGCGCCCATGAGGCGGGCATCTCGGGTCCGCTCCCCGAACTGGGCTTCTACTTCAAGGACCCGGACGGCGGCCCGGCGGGCCTGTCCCAACAGTTCGAGGCACTGCTGTCGTTCGCCGACCGGCTGCGGGAGGCCCGGTGA
- a CDS encoding SCO3242 family prenyltransferase, whose amino-acid sequence MRFPRGSATEPLPSREPLRRTPPAGRGYRRTPGRDGSGAMRAWAELLRVSALFTVPGDALAGAAALGIRPNRGTALAVGASLCLYEAGMALNDWADREEDTVDRPHRPIPSGRITPAAALTAAGALTAAGLALASRAGCPALAVATALSATVWSYDLHFKHTAGGPAAMAAARGLDLVLGAVATGAAPRGARGARGAALVALPSAAVLAGHTYAVTAVSRHEAQGGSTAVPLAALAANLGLGALVSRVQRVSVLAPRGAPAGRPGPQLPVPGPGSGGLPPTRRSRISIQPARGGSGESTSRSSRPPALMDPLTPTRVLATALAAAYIRTAAKPLLHAALNPSPQLTQRAVGGGIRAVIPLQAALAARTGAGATALALMGLVPLARKLARKVSPT is encoded by the coding sequence ATGCGCTTCCCGCGGGGCTCGGCGACGGAGCCCCTCCCCAGCCGCGAGCCGCTGCGCCGGACTCCGCCCGCAGGTCGCGGTTACCGGCGGACTCCCGGGCGGGACGGGTCCGGCGCGATGCGGGCCTGGGCGGAACTTCTCCGCGTCTCCGCACTGTTCACGGTCCCGGGCGACGCGCTGGCCGGCGCGGCCGCTCTCGGCATCCGCCCCAACCGCGGCACGGCTCTCGCGGTGGGAGCCTCGCTGTGCCTCTACGAGGCGGGCATGGCCCTCAACGACTGGGCGGACCGCGAAGAGGACACGGTGGACCGCCCGCACCGGCCCATCCCCTCGGGACGCATCACCCCGGCGGCGGCGCTCACGGCGGCCGGCGCGCTGACGGCGGCCGGCCTGGCGCTTGCGTCCCGCGCGGGGTGCCCCGCCTTGGCGGTGGCGACAGCGTTGTCGGCGACGGTCTGGTCGTACGACCTCCACTTCAAGCACACGGCAGGCGGCCCGGCGGCGATGGCTGCGGCGAGGGGGCTGGACCTGGTGCTGGGTGCGGTGGCGACGGGCGCGGCGCCGCGTGGTGCGCGTGGTGCTCGTGGTGCGGCCCTCGTCGCGCTGCCGTCCGCCGCCGTGCTCGCGGGACACACCTACGCCGTCACCGCCGTATCGCGCCACGAGGCGCAGGGCGGCTCAACGGCCGTACCCCTCGCCGCACTTGCGGCGAATCTGGGGCTCGGCGCCCTCGTGTCCCGCGTCCAGCGAGTCTCAGTCCTCGCGCCGCGAGGAGCGCCCGCCGGGCGGCCTGGCCCCCAGCTGCCCGTCCCGGGCCCGGGGTCCGGGGGCCTGCCCCCAACGCGGCGGAGCCGTATATCGATACAGCCCGCAAGGGGCGGGTCAGGGGAAAGCACCTCGCGGTCATCCCGGCCCCCCGCACTCATGGACCCCCTCACCCCCACCCGCGTCCTGGCCACCGCGCTTGCCGCCGCCTACATCCGCACCGCCGCCAAACCCCTCCTCCACGCGGCCCTGAACCCGTCCCCACAGCTCACCCAGCGCGCCGTCGGTGGCGGAATCCGGGCCGTGATCCCGCTCCAGGCCGCCCTCGCAGCCCGCACCGGCGCGGGGGCGACCGCCCTCGCGCTCATGGGACTCGTACCGCTCGCCCGCAAGCTCGCACGGAAGGTGAGCCCGACATGA
- a CDS encoding sugar phosphate isomerase/epimerase family protein, which translates to MSPDTRHTDLRLGYGTNGLTDLRLDDALALLADLGYDGVGLTLDHMHLDPLAPGLAARTRHVARKLGESGLGVTIETGARYVLDPRRKHGPSLLDPEPEGRAARTTLLITAVRVAADLGAHAVHCFSGITPADTPTDTAWQRLEGALAPVLDAAADAGIPLAVEPEPGHLLATLADFHHLRGLLGDPDPLGLTLDIGHCQCLEPGAPADCVRNAAPWLRHVQIEDMRRGVHEHLPFGDGEIDFPPVLEALAATGYQGLTVVELPRHSHAGPELARDSIEFLRSQVLPKGAPEW; encoded by the coding sequence ATGAGCCCCGACACCAGACACACCGATCTGCGCCTCGGCTACGGCACCAACGGTCTCACCGACCTCCGCCTCGACGATGCCCTCGCGCTCCTCGCCGACCTCGGCTACGACGGCGTCGGACTGACCCTCGACCATATGCACCTCGACCCGCTCGCCCCCGGCCTCGCCGCCCGCACCCGCCATGTGGCCAGGAAACTTGGCGAGTCGGGCCTCGGCGTCACCATCGAGACCGGCGCCCGCTATGTCCTCGACCCCCGCCGCAAACACGGGCCTTCGCTCCTCGACCCCGAGCCCGAAGGCCGCGCCGCCCGCACCACATTGCTGATCACCGCCGTGCGGGTCGCCGCCGACCTCGGCGCCCACGCCGTGCACTGCTTCAGCGGCATCACCCCCGCGGACACCCCCACCGATACCGCATGGCAGCGGCTGGAAGGGGCTCTCGCCCCCGTCCTCGACGCCGCGGCGGACGCCGGCATCCCGCTCGCCGTCGAGCCCGAGCCCGGTCACCTTCTCGCCACGCTCGCCGACTTCCACCACCTCCGCGGCCTCCTCGGCGACCCCGACCCCCTCGGGCTCACCCTTGACATCGGTCACTGCCAGTGCCTGGAACCCGGCGCACCCGCGGACTGCGTCCGCAATGCCGCGCCCTGGCTGCGGCACGTCCAGATCGAGGACATGCGCCGCGGCGTCCATGAACACCTTCCGTTCGGAGACGGGGAGATCGACTTCCCGCCTGTCCTGGAAGCCCTCGCCGCCACCGGCTACCAGGGCCTCACCGTTGTCGAGCTGCCCCGTCACTCACACGCGGGGCCCGAACTCGCCCGCGACTCCATCGAGTTCCTCCGCTCACAGGTCCTGCCGAAGGGAGCACCGGAATGGTGA
- a CDS encoding EboA domain-containing protein — MTPSRKELDAQLDGAARTWLSDALAEAARAALAPPVAPSPYAAHTWELRFAAAGRHCGQDRADAVRTLLLIEARADLDTLTRLYRQGTAAERRAVILALHHLVVGPEVLPLVEDALRTNDPRLVAAAVGPYAAAHLDPHSWRHAVLKCLFTGVPVDAVAGLSSRAAGDGELARMLADYAAERTAAGRDVPPDLNRVLTLTGEQSEES; from the coding sequence GTGACGCCGAGCCGCAAGGAACTCGACGCCCAGCTCGACGGAGCCGCCCGCACCTGGCTCTCCGACGCACTCGCCGAGGCCGCCCGGGCCGCCCTTGCGCCGCCGGTCGCCCCCTCCCCGTACGCCGCACACACCTGGGAGCTCCGGTTCGCCGCCGCCGGCCGGCACTGCGGCCAGGACCGGGCCGACGCCGTACGCACCCTGCTTCTCATCGAGGCCCGCGCCGACCTGGACACCCTCACCCGCCTCTACCGGCAGGGCACCGCCGCCGAACGCCGCGCGGTGATCCTCGCCCTGCACCACCTGGTCGTGGGCCCCGAAGTCCTGCCGCTCGTCGAGGACGCCCTGCGCACCAACGATCCCCGGCTGGTGGCGGCGGCCGTCGGACCGTACGCCGCCGCTCACCTCGATCCGCACTCCTGGCGGCACGCTGTCCTCAAGTGCCTGTTCACCGGCGTGCCCGTGGACGCCGTCGCAGGCCTGAGCAGCCGCGCCGCGGGCGACGGCGAGCTGGCCAGGATGCTGGCCGACTACGCCGCCGAGCGCACCGCCGCCGGCCGCGACGTGCCTCCCGACCTCAATCGCGTGCTGACCCTGACCGGCGAGCAGTCCGAGGAGTCCTGA
- a CDS encoding TatD family hydrolase, which produces MRIFDPHIHMTSRTTDDYQAMYAAGVRALVEPSFWLGQPRTSPASFFDYFDALLGWEPFRAAQYGIAHHCTLALNPKEANDPRCTPVLDALPRYLVKDSVVAVGEIGYDSMTPAEDIALAAQLQLAADHGLPALVHTPHRDKLAGLHRTVDVIGESNLPTERVLLDHLNETTVKHATDSGCWLGFSIYPDTKMDEDRMVTVLKAYGTEKVLVNSAADWGKSDPLKTRKVGEAMLAAGFTEDDVDQVLWRNPVAFYGLSGRLQLDIPGPRTLHEGNSILRGGE; this is translated from the coding sequence ATGCGCATCTTCGACCCCCACATCCATATGACCTCCCGCACCACCGACGACTACCAGGCGATGTACGCCGCCGGTGTCCGCGCCCTCGTCGAACCGTCCTTCTGGCTCGGTCAGCCCCGCACCTCGCCTGCCAGCTTCTTCGACTACTTCGACGCCCTGTTGGGCTGGGAGCCCTTCCGAGCCGCCCAGTACGGCATCGCCCACCACTGCACGCTCGCGCTCAACCCCAAAGAGGCCAACGACCCCCGCTGCACACCCGTCCTCGATGCCCTGCCCCGCTATCTCGTCAAGGATTCCGTCGTCGCGGTCGGCGAGATCGGCTACGACTCGATGACCCCCGCCGAGGACATCGCGCTGGCCGCCCAGCTCCAGCTCGCCGCCGACCACGGACTGCCCGCCCTGGTCCACACCCCGCACCGGGACAAGCTCGCCGGACTGCACCGCACCGTCGACGTCATCGGCGAATCGAACCTGCCCACGGAACGCGTCCTGCTCGACCACCTCAATGAGACGACCGTAAAGCACGCCACTGACAGCGGCTGCTGGCTCGGCTTCTCCATCTACCCCGACACCAAGATGGACGAGGACCGGATGGTCACGGTTCTCAAGGCGTACGGAACGGAGAAGGTCCTGGTCAACTCGGCCGCGGACTGGGGCAAGAGCGATCCGCTCAAGACCCGCAAGGTCGGCGAAGCGATGCTCGCCGCCGGTTTCACCGAGGACGACGTCGACCAGGTTCTGTGGCGCAACCCCGTCGCCTTCTACGGCCTCAGCGGCCGCCTCCAGCTCGACATCCCGGGACCGCGGACCCTGCACGAGGGCAACTCCATACTCCGCGGCGGGGAATGA
- the eboE gene encoding metabolite traffic protein EboE: MRFRHPDGATVHLSYCTNVHPAETLDGVLAQLRDHCEPVRKRLGRDRLGIGLWLAKDAAHSLITDPAALRGLRAELEHRGLEVVTLNGFPYQGFGAAEVKYRVYKPDWTDPERLAHTTDLARLLAALLPDDITEGTISTLPLAWRTSFDDTAAGNAHTALITLAERLDALEELTGKSIRIGLEPEPGCTIEITADAIAPLTTIAAATAPGRIGICVDTCHLATSFEDAGAALAALVAAGVTIPKAQLSAALHAEEPHLPEVRAALAAFAEPRFLHQTRTLPRAPRAGETPSATGLVGTDDLDEALGGTALPDGAPWRAHFHVPLHAPPAPPLTSTLSVLLDTLKRLVGGPNPLTRHLEVETYTWQALPPELRPRNRTQLTDGIAAELTLARDLLIDLGLKELP; encoded by the coding sequence ATGCGCTTCCGCCATCCCGACGGCGCCACCGTCCACCTCTCCTACTGCACCAACGTCCACCCCGCGGAAACCCTCGACGGCGTACTCGCCCAGCTCCGCGACCACTGCGAGCCGGTACGCAAACGACTCGGCCGCGACCGGCTCGGCATCGGCCTCTGGCTCGCCAAGGACGCCGCTCACTCCCTGATCACCGACCCGGCCGCGCTGCGCGGCCTGCGCGCCGAACTCGAACACCGCGGCCTCGAGGTCGTCACCCTCAACGGATTCCCGTACCAGGGATTCGGCGCCGCAGAGGTCAAGTACCGCGTCTACAAGCCGGACTGGACCGACCCCGAACGCCTCGCCCACACCACCGACCTGGCCCGTCTCCTCGCCGCTCTCCTCCCCGACGACATCACCGAGGGCACCATCTCCACCCTCCCGCTCGCCTGGCGCACCTCCTTCGACGACACGGCAGCCGGGAACGCCCACACCGCCCTGATCACCCTCGCCGAGCGCCTCGACGCACTCGAGGAACTCACCGGCAAGTCGATTCGCATCGGCCTGGAGCCCGAGCCCGGATGCACGATCGAGATCACCGCCGACGCGATCGCACCCCTCACGACCATCGCGGCGGCAACTGCCCCGGGGCGGATCGGCATCTGCGTCGACACCTGCCATCTCGCCACCTCCTTCGAAGACGCCGGCGCAGCCCTCGCAGCCCTCGTCGCGGCCGGCGTCACCATCCCCAAGGCGCAGTTGTCCGCCGCCCTGCACGCCGAGGAACCTCATCTCCCCGAGGTACGCGCGGCGTTGGCCGCCTTCGCCGAGCCTCGCTTCCTCCACCAGACCCGCACCCTTCCCCGTGCCCCCCGAGCGGGGGAGACCCCGTCCGCCACAGGACTGGTCGGCACCGACGATCTCGACGAAGCCCTCGGCGGCACGGCGCTGCCCGACGGCGCCCCCTGGCGCGCCCACTTCCACGTCCCCCTGCACGCGCCGCCCGCGCCTCCGCTTACCTCCACCCTCTCCGTGCTCCTGGACACGCTGAAACGGCTCGTCGGCGGCCCGAACCCGCTCACCCGGCACCTCGAGGTCGAGACCTACACCTGGCAGGCCCTCCCGCCCGAGTTGCGCCCCCGCAACCGCACCCAGCTCACCGACGGGATCGCCGCCGAACTCACCCTCGCCCGCGACCTGCTGATCGACCTCGGCCTCAAGGAGCTGCCATGA